The following proteins are co-located in the Paraburkholderia phytofirmans PsJN genome:
- a CDS encoding acetyl-CoA C-acetyltransferase, translated as MSETKGDPIVIVGVARTPMAAFQGDFAALTAPQLGSVAIEAAVKRAGLKPEQVDEVVMGCVLPAGLGQAPARQAALGAGLPLATGSTTVNKMCGSGMRAAMFAHDMLAAGSVDVIVAGGMESMTNAPYLLPKARNGMRMGHGQVIDHMFYDGLEDAYEKGRLMGTFAEECAASFDFTREAQDAFAVESLNRAKRANEDGSFGWEIAPVKVESRKGDVTIDRDEQPFKANPEKIPTLKPAFSKTGTVTAANSSSISDGAAALVMMRESTARRLGVEPIARVVGHSTFAQEPAKFTTAPVGAIRKLFEKNGWRADEVDLYEVNEAFAVVTMAAMKEHHLPHEKVNVNGGACALGHPIGASGARILVTLIGALKKRGLKRGVATLCIGGGEATAMGIELV; from the coding sequence ATGAGTGAGACAAAAGGTGATCCGATCGTCATCGTGGGCGTGGCTCGCACGCCGATGGCGGCATTTCAAGGCGACTTCGCCGCGCTGACAGCGCCGCAGTTGGGCTCGGTGGCAATCGAAGCGGCCGTGAAACGCGCGGGCTTGAAGCCCGAACAGGTCGACGAAGTGGTAATGGGCTGCGTGCTGCCCGCTGGCCTCGGTCAGGCGCCCGCGCGTCAGGCCGCGCTCGGCGCGGGCTTGCCGCTCGCCACCGGCAGCACCACGGTAAACAAGATGTGCGGCTCCGGCATGCGCGCGGCCATGTTCGCGCACGACATGCTCGCGGCGGGCTCCGTCGATGTGATCGTCGCGGGCGGCATGGAAAGCATGACGAACGCGCCCTATCTGCTGCCCAAAGCACGCAACGGCATGCGCATGGGCCACGGTCAGGTGATCGACCACATGTTCTACGACGGCCTTGAAGACGCCTACGAAAAAGGCCGTCTGATGGGCACCTTCGCCGAGGAATGCGCGGCGTCGTTCGATTTCACGCGCGAGGCGCAGGACGCGTTCGCCGTCGAGTCGCTCAATCGAGCGAAACGCGCCAACGAAGATGGTTCGTTCGGCTGGGAGATCGCACCGGTGAAGGTGGAGAGCCGCAAGGGCGATGTCACCATCGATCGCGATGAGCAGCCGTTCAAGGCGAATCCCGAAAAAATTCCGACGCTCAAACCCGCGTTCAGCAAAACCGGCACGGTGACGGCGGCGAACTCGTCGTCGATTTCCGACGGCGCGGCCGCGCTCGTCATGATGCGCGAATCGACGGCCAGGCGTCTCGGCGTCGAGCCGATCGCGCGCGTAGTGGGCCACTCGACCTTCGCGCAGGAACCGGCGAAGTTCACCACCGCGCCGGTCGGCGCGATTCGCAAGCTGTTCGAGAAGAACGGCTGGCGCGCGGATGAAGTCGATCTGTATGAGGTCAACGAAGCATTCGCCGTGGTGACGATGGCGGCCATGAAGGAACACCATCTGCCGCACGAGAAGGTCAATGTGAATGGCGGCGCCTGTGCGCTCGGCCATCCGATCGGCGCGTCGGGCGCGCGGATTCTGGTCACGCTGATCGGCGCGCTGAAGAAACGTGGACTGAAGCGCGGCGTCGCGACGCTGTGCATCGGCGGCGGCGAAGCGACGGCGATGGGTATCGAACTGGTGTAA
- a CDS encoding dienelactone hydrolase family protein has translation MVFSKVLTKCAVICAAATCAVALAHADPLADTQAGPLTRAHVPRIALDDDVYLPTAGLNEQIIRVPVDAAGTVTLETTIYKPDGAGPFPMIVFNHGKIPGDPHTQERSDPLPLAREFVRRGYVVVAPNRQGFGHSDGVYQQDGCDVEKNGIGQAGDVAATIDFMSKQPYVDAKHIVVAGTSHGGLATMAYGTEAAPGVRALINFSGGLRQDACSDWQGNLMRAFGAYGEKTKVPSLWMYGDNDSVWNAPLVAGMYAAYGAHGASAKMVDFGNYKNDAHRLVGDRDGVHVWWPAVEAFLAQVGMPTGVQYRVSDPSMPKASGFAAVDAVDAVPFVDEAGRNGYRNFLHQFPSRAFAVSDSGAWSWAEGGDDPMSVAVANCQKQSSAPCRLYAVNNAVVWGDQSSQTVDNGAAGAGADVRHAIASRE, from the coding sequence ATGGTGTTCAGCAAGGTTCTGACGAAGTGTGCGGTGATCTGTGCAGCGGCTACGTGCGCTGTCGCACTCGCGCACGCCGACCCGCTCGCGGACACCCAGGCGGGACCGTTGACCCGCGCACACGTGCCGCGCATCGCGCTCGACGACGACGTCTATCTGCCCACCGCAGGTCTTAACGAACAGATCATCCGCGTACCGGTCGACGCAGCCGGCACGGTCACTCTCGAAACGACGATTTACAAACCGGACGGCGCTGGCCCGTTTCCGATGATCGTTTTCAACCACGGCAAGATCCCCGGCGATCCGCACACGCAGGAACGCAGCGACCCGCTGCCGCTCGCGCGCGAATTCGTGCGGCGCGGCTACGTGGTGGTCGCGCCGAACCGCCAGGGTTTCGGCCATTCGGATGGCGTGTATCAGCAGGATGGCTGCGATGTCGAAAAGAACGGCATCGGCCAAGCCGGCGACGTCGCCGCGACGATTGATTTCATGTCGAAGCAGCCTTATGTCGATGCCAAACACATTGTCGTGGCCGGCACCTCGCACGGCGGTCTTGCAACGATGGCGTACGGCACCGAAGCCGCGCCGGGCGTGCGGGCATTAATCAACTTCTCGGGTGGCTTGCGGCAGGACGCGTGCAGCGACTGGCAAGGCAATCTAATGCGTGCGTTCGGTGCTTACGGCGAGAAGACCAAGGTGCCGTCGCTGTGGATGTACGGCGATAACGATTCGGTCTGGAACGCGCCGTTGGTGGCCGGCATGTACGCCGCTTATGGCGCGCACGGCGCGAGCGCGAAGATGGTGGATTTCGGCAACTACAAGAACGACGCGCATCGTCTGGTCGGGGATCGTGATGGCGTGCACGTGTGGTGGCCGGCGGTCGAAGCATTCCTTGCGCAGGTCGGCATGCCGACTGGCGTGCAGTACCGCGTATCGGATCCGTCCATGCCGAAGGCGAGCGGGTTTGCCGCTGTCGATGCGGTCGACGCCGTGCCGTTTGTCGATGAAGCCGGGCGGAATGGGTATCGGAATTTCTTGCATCAGTTTCCTAGCCGGGCGTTTGCTGTTTCTGACTCGGGGGCTTGGTCCTGGGCTGAAGGTGGCGATGATCCGATGTCGGTCGCGGTCGCGAATTGCCAGAAGCAGAGTTCGGCGCCTTGCCGGTTATATGCGGTGAATAATGCAGTTGTTTGGGGCGATCAGTCTTCCCAGACGGTTGATAATGGCGCGGCGGGCGCCGGTGCCGATGTGCGTCACGCTATTGCCAGCCGTGAGTGA
- a CDS encoding SDR family oxidoreductase, which produces MKTVLIVGASRGIGQEFARQYKKSGWRVLATARDGAALDALKALGAETFSLDVSAPEEIAALGWKLDGERLDAAILVSGVYGPRTEGIETITAEDFDHVMHTNVRGPMQLMPILLPLVEEAGGVFAVISSKMGSIGDASGTTGWLYRASKAALNDALKLASLEAKRAACVSLHPGWVRTDMGGAQAAIDPARSVTGMREVLAQAAAARDEFNGRFYQYDGTLLDW; this is translated from the coding sequence ATGAAGACAGTGTTGATCGTCGGTGCGTCGCGCGGCATCGGCCAGGAGTTTGCACGGCAGTACAAGAAGAGCGGCTGGCGCGTGCTCGCCACCGCGCGCGACGGCGCCGCGCTCGATGCATTGAAGGCACTCGGCGCCGAAACTTTTTCGCTCGATGTGAGCGCGCCGGAAGAAATCGCCGCGCTCGGCTGGAAGCTCGACGGTGAACGGCTCGATGCGGCGATCCTGGTGTCGGGCGTGTATGGCCCGCGCACGGAGGGCATCGAGACGATCACCGCCGAAGACTTCGACCACGTCATGCACACCAACGTGCGCGGCCCGATGCAGTTGATGCCGATCCTGCTACCGCTCGTCGAAGAAGCCGGCGGCGTGTTCGCGGTGATTTCGAGCAAGATGGGTAGCATCGGCGACGCGAGCGGCACGACCGGATGGCTGTATCGCGCGAGCAAGGCGGCGTTGAACGACGCGCTGAAACTCGCGTCGCTGGAAGCGAAGCGCGCCGCGTGCGTTTCGTTGCATCCGGGCTGGGTGCGCACCGACATGGGCGGCGCGCAGGCGGCGATCGATCCGGCACGCAGCGTCACCGGCATGCGTGAAGTGCTGGCGCAGGCCGCCGCGGCGCGCGACGAGTTCAATGGCCGCTTCTATCAATACGACGGCACGCTGCTCGACTGGTGA
- a CDS encoding acyl-CoA dehydrogenase family protein translates to MVLDQDHLMVRDALRTFVREAITPHAAVWDRERTFPKDVHRQLAELGAYGVLVPEAYGGAGMDALALALILEEIAAGDGGTSTAISVNNCPVCSILLTYGNDAQKRDWLTPLARGEMLGAFCLTEPQAGSDASALRTTATRDGDAYVLNGVKQFITSGKNGNVAIVMAVTDKAAGKRGISAFIVPTDTKGYVVARVEDKLGQHSSDTAQIIFEDCRVPAANLIGAEGEGYRIALSGLEGGRIGIAAQSVGMARAAFEAALSYAKERESFGAPLFSHQAVQFRLADMATQLEAARQLIWHAASLKDAGQPCLTEAAMAKLFASEAAERICSAALQIHGGYGYLSDFPVERIYRDVRVCQIYEGTSDIQKILIARGLG, encoded by the coding sequence ATGGTGCTTGATCAGGATCACTTGATGGTCCGCGATGCGCTGCGCACCTTCGTGCGCGAAGCGATCACGCCGCACGCGGCCGTGTGGGACCGCGAGCGCACCTTTCCGAAGGATGTGCATCGGCAACTCGCGGAGCTCGGCGCGTACGGCGTGCTGGTACCCGAAGCGTATGGCGGCGCCGGCATGGACGCGCTGGCGCTCGCGCTAATTCTCGAAGAAATCGCTGCCGGCGACGGCGGCACCTCGACGGCCATCTCCGTCAACAATTGCCCGGTGTGCAGCATTCTGCTGACCTATGGCAACGACGCGCAGAAACGCGACTGGCTGACGCCGCTCGCGCGCGGCGAGATGCTCGGCGCGTTTTGCCTGACCGAACCGCAAGCCGGTTCCGACGCGTCCGCATTGCGCACCACCGCCACCCGCGACGGCGATGCGTACGTGCTGAACGGCGTCAAACAGTTCATCACGAGCGGCAAGAATGGCAACGTCGCGATCGTAATGGCCGTGACCGACAAAGCGGCGGGCAAGCGCGGCATCAGCGCGTTCATCGTGCCCACCGACACGAAGGGCTACGTCGTCGCGCGAGTCGAGGACAAGCTCGGCCAGCATTCGTCGGATACGGCGCAGATCATTTTCGAGGACTGCCGCGTGCCGGCCGCGAATCTGATCGGCGCGGAAGGCGAAGGCTATCGGATTGCGTTGTCGGGGCTGGAAGGCGGCCGTATCGGTATCGCGGCGCAAAGCGTCGGCATGGCGCGCGCCGCGTTCGAAGCGGCGCTGAGTTATGCGAAGGAGCGCGAGAGTTTTGGCGCGCCGCTCTTTTCGCACCAGGCCGTGCAATTCCGCCTCGCCGATATGGCGACGCAACTCGAAGCCGCGCGCCAATTGATCTGGCACGCCGCGTCGTTGAAAGACGCCGGCCAACCGTGCCTGACCGAAGCCGCGATGGCCAAGCTGTTCGCGTCCGAAGCCGCCGAGCGCATCTGTTCGGCCGCCTTGCAGATTCATGGCGGCTACGGCTATCTGAGCGACTTCCCCGTCGAGCGGATTTACCGCGACGTGCGTGTCTGCCAGATCTATGAAGGCACCAGCGACATCCAGAAAATTTTGATCGCACGCGGTCTTGGCTGA
- a CDS encoding DUF4123 domain-containing protein, whose translation MQRVSGKMAPQMFGLVDGAASPGKIQALLEESGSAFVSVYEGLPEEQAGAASLFLVRIDNPMAPWAHELDQIDLHSPCLVLIWSDVELSDLAAHLRAFLFADIGDGMTAMVRYFDPRNTGAVFGVWGEQLRDMFMAPIEQLKYRGRSEQWFTVSNRSEEAGRVSRSVVVRLDQQDIDALTAHTEPDHLMASLTDLGHIDEARPYRERFLDFEPRYQRALDWGLVETRDRLAYCDFAYRYGDGFDREASIRDALDARRRNAESFENAMHRVPARVWRALKRARQAEGRAVASQDATHEKDAVWR comes from the coding sequence ATGCAGAGAGTTTCTGGGAAAATGGCCCCGCAGATGTTCGGACTCGTCGACGGAGCCGCGTCGCCCGGCAAGATTCAAGCTTTGCTCGAAGAGTCGGGGAGCGCATTCGTCTCGGTATATGAAGGCCTTCCCGAAGAGCAGGCAGGAGCGGCTTCGCTCTTTCTAGTGCGAATCGACAACCCCATGGCGCCGTGGGCACATGAACTGGATCAGATCGATTTGCACTCGCCGTGCCTCGTGCTCATCTGGAGCGATGTCGAACTGTCCGATCTCGCCGCGCACCTGCGCGCTTTTCTGTTCGCGGATATCGGTGACGGAATGACCGCAATGGTCCGCTATTTCGATCCCCGCAACACGGGTGCCGTATTCGGCGTCTGGGGCGAGCAACTACGCGATATGTTCATGGCGCCGATCGAGCAGCTCAAATATCGCGGACGCAGCGAACAGTGGTTCACCGTCTCGAACCGGTCGGAAGAAGCGGGGCGGGTGAGCAGGTCTGTCGTCGTCCGGCTCGACCAGCAGGATATCGACGCGCTCACGGCGCACACGGAACCGGACCACTTGATGGCGTCGCTTACCGACCTTGGCCATATCGACGAAGCACGCCCTTACCGTGAACGCTTCCTCGATTTCGAACCTCGCTACCAGCGAGCGCTCGACTGGGGACTCGTCGAAACCCGGGACAGGTTGGCGTATTGCGACTTCGCCTATCGATACGGCGACGGCTTCGACCGGGAAGCGAGTATCCGCGACGCGCTCGACGCGCGCCGCCGCAATGCCGAATCGTTTGAAAATGCGATGCACCGCGTGCCGGCACGCGTCTGGCGCGCACTCAAGCGCGCACGCCAGGCTGAGGGCCGCGCGGTTGCATCACAAGACGCTACGCATGAAAAGGACGCGGTATGGCGCTGA
- a CDS encoding YchJ family protein, with product MNKQLLSMQRPSDCPCGGAAPDQRSGARAPRFAQCCGRYIDDGEAAPRALELMRSRYSAYVLGATDYLRATWAPHTCPADLDADPAAPDAPRWLGLQIKAFAETDPDHATVEFVARYKVGGRAHRLHELSRFVRGDDGRWRYVDGDVSE from the coding sequence ATGAACAAGCAACTGTTGTCGATGCAACGACCATCCGACTGTCCGTGCGGCGGCGCCGCGCCTGACCAGCGTAGCGGTGCCAGAGCGCCGCGCTTCGCGCAGTGCTGCGGCCGCTACATCGACGACGGCGAAGCGGCGCCACGGGCGCTGGAACTGATGCGTTCGCGCTATAGCGCGTATGTGTTGGGCGCAACCGACTATCTGCGCGCCACGTGGGCGCCGCACACCTGCCCCGCCGATCTCGACGCAGACCCGGCCGCGCCCGACGCGCCGCGTTGGCTCGGACTGCAGATCAAGGCGTTCGCTGAAACCGACCCCGACCACGCGACGGTCGAATTTGTCGCACGCTACAAGGTGGGTGGCCGCGCACATCGGTTGCACGAGTTGAGCCGCTTCGTTCGCGGCGATGACGGCCGCTGGCGCTACGTCGACGGCGACGTCAGCGAATAA
- the aceK gene encoding bifunctional isocitrate dehydrogenase kinase/phosphatase — MNHFPKLLSSQIGFDLAQTMLEGFDRHYRIFRDAAIHAKTLFEKGDWHGLQKLARDRITSYDERVDECVELLEDEYDAEKIDSEVWQQIKLHYIGLLTTHRQPECAETFFNSVCCKILHRSYFNNDFIFVRPAISTEYIENDEPAAKPTYRAYYPGKDGLAATLERIVTNFQLEPQFEDLTRDVGCVMQAIHDAFGAFDEAPNFQIHVLSSLFYRNKSAYIVGRIINGDLLLPFAVPLRHVKPGVLALDTVLLKREQLLIIFSFSHSYFLVDMEVPSAYVEFLGTIMPGKPKAEIYTSVGLQKQGKNLFYRDLLHHLSHSSDQFIIAPGIKGLVMLVFTLPSFPYVFKLIKDNFPPPKETTRAQIQSKYQLVKRHDRLGRMADTLEYSSVALPRSRLDDALVRELEKEVPSLLEYEGENLVIRHMYIERRMVPLNLFLQNGNDEDVEHGIKEYGNAVKELMQANIFPGDMLYKNFGVTRHGRVVFYDYDEIEYLTDCNVRAVPAPRNEEDEMSGEPWYSVGPHDIFPETYGTFLLGDPRVRRSFMQHHADFFDPALWQRHKDHLLKGELPDFFPYDDSARFCNCYPERFADAAGRASPEPDAPADARSVRVA; from the coding sequence ATGAATCACTTCCCCAAACTGCTGTCGTCGCAGATCGGCTTTGACCTCGCGCAGACCATGCTCGAAGGGTTCGACCGGCATTACCGGATCTTTCGCGACGCCGCGATCCACGCCAAGACGCTCTTCGAAAAAGGCGACTGGCACGGACTGCAGAAGCTCGCGCGCGATCGCATTACTTCATACGACGAGCGCGTCGACGAATGCGTCGAACTGCTCGAAGACGAATACGACGCGGAAAAAATCGACAGCGAAGTGTGGCAGCAGATCAAGCTCCATTACATCGGCCTGTTGACCACGCACCGTCAGCCGGAGTGCGCGGAAACGTTTTTCAATTCGGTGTGCTGCAAGATCCTGCACCGCTCGTACTTCAACAACGACTTCATTTTCGTACGACCGGCCATCTCGACCGAATACATCGAGAACGATGAACCGGCCGCGAAACCGACTTACCGTGCGTACTATCCCGGCAAAGACGGACTCGCGGCCACGCTCGAACGCATCGTCACGAACTTCCAGTTGGAGCCGCAGTTCGAAGACCTGACGCGCGACGTCGGCTGCGTGATGCAAGCGATCCACGACGCATTCGGTGCGTTCGACGAAGCGCCCAATTTCCAGATTCACGTGCTCTCGTCGCTGTTCTACCGGAACAAGTCGGCGTATATCGTCGGACGCATCATCAACGGTGACCTGCTGCTGCCGTTCGCTGTGCCCTTGCGTCATGTCAAGCCAGGCGTGCTCGCGCTCGACACCGTGCTGCTCAAGCGTGAACAGCTGCTGATCATTTTCAGCTTTTCGCATTCGTACTTTCTGGTGGATATGGAAGTGCCGTCCGCTTACGTCGAATTTCTCGGCACCATCATGCCGGGCAAGCCGAAGGCGGAAATCTATACGTCGGTGGGTTTGCAGAAGCAGGGCAAGAATCTGTTCTATCGCGACCTGCTGCATCATCTCTCGCATTCGAGCGATCAGTTCATCATCGCGCCCGGCATCAAGGGGCTCGTGATGCTGGTGTTCACGCTGCCGTCGTTTCCCTACGTGTTCAAGCTGATCAAGGACAACTTCCCGCCGCCGAAGGAAACCACGCGCGCGCAGATCCAGAGCAAGTATCAGCTCGTCAAACGGCACGACCGGCTGGGCCGCATGGCCGACACGCTCGAATATTCGAGCGTGGCGTTGCCCCGCTCGCGTCTCGACGACGCGCTGGTGCGCGAGCTCGAAAAGGAAGTGCCGTCGCTGCTCGAATACGAGGGCGAGAACCTCGTGATTCGCCACATGTATATCGAACGCCGCATGGTGCCGCTCAACCTGTTCCTGCAGAACGGCAACGACGAGGACGTCGAGCACGGCATCAAGGAATACGGCAACGCGGTGAAGGAACTGATGCAGGCGAACATCTTTCCTGGCGACATGCTGTACAAGAACTTCGGCGTGACGCGTCACGGCCGCGTCGTGTTCTACGACTATGACGAAATCGAATATCTGACCGACTGCAACGTGCGCGCAGTGCCGGCGCCGCGTAACGAGGAGGACGAAATGTCGGGCGAGCCGTGGTACTCGGTCGGCCCGCACGACATCTTCCCGGAAACGTACGGCACATTTCTGCTCGGCGACCCACGCGTGCGCCGTTCCTTCATGCAGCATCACGCGGACTTCTTCGATCCTGCGCTATGGCAACGGCACAAGGATCATCTATTGAAAGGCGAACTGCCCGACTTTTTCCCGTACGACGACAGCGCGCGCTTCTGCAACTGCTATCCGGAACGCTTTGCCGATGCCGCCGGCCGCGCATCGCCCGAACCGGATGCGCCAGCCGACGCGCGCAGCGTGCGGGTGGCGTGA
- the can gene encoding carbonate dehydratase, with product MNTNASTPDNPLSHLFDNNEAWVARKLSEDPEYFSRLAHQQTPEYLWIGCSDSRVPANQIIGLPPGEVFVHRNIANVVVHTDLNCLSVIQFAVDLLKVKHIMVVGHYGCSGVGAALHGRRVGLADNWLHHVQDVRTKHAALIEEWPIGEVRHRRLVELNAIEQVMNVCRTTIVNDAWARGQELTVHAWAYGVHDGKVRNLGMMVSEPGALEATYQKCVAAVSASGPHKAENDVVAADAAQLGDVPAIVEGVIKELKHE from the coding sequence ATGAACACGAACGCTTCCACTCCTGACAATCCGCTCTCGCATCTGTTCGACAACAACGAAGCGTGGGTCGCCCGCAAGCTGTCCGAAGACCCTGAGTATTTCTCGCGCCTCGCTCACCAGCAGACGCCCGAGTATCTGTGGATCGGCTGCTCGGATTCGCGCGTGCCGGCCAATCAGATCATCGGCCTGCCGCCGGGCGAAGTGTTCGTGCACCGAAACATCGCCAACGTGGTCGTGCATACCGATCTGAACTGTCTCTCGGTGATCCAGTTCGCCGTCGATCTGCTGAAGGTCAAGCACATCATGGTGGTCGGCCACTACGGCTGCTCGGGCGTCGGCGCGGCGCTGCACGGCCGGCGCGTGGGTCTCGCGGACAACTGGCTGCATCACGTGCAGGACGTGCGCACCAAGCACGCGGCGCTGATCGAGGAATGGCCGATCGGCGAGGTGCGTCACCGGCGGCTGGTCGAACTGAACGCGATCGAACAGGTGATGAACGTATGCCGCACTACCATCGTCAACGATGCATGGGCGCGCGGCCAGGAATTGACGGTGCACGCCTGGGCGTACGGCGTGCATGACGGCAAGGTGCGCAATTTGGGCATGATGGTCAGCGAGCCGGGTGCGCTCGAGGCCACCTATCAGAAGTGCGTGGCGGCAGTGTCAGCTAGTGGCCCGCACAAGGCAGAGAACGACGTGGTGGCCGCCGATGCGGCTCAGCTCGGCGACGTGCCGGCTATCGTCGAAGGCGTAATCAAGGAGCTTAAACATGAGTGA
- a CDS encoding T6SS phospholipase effector Tle1-like catalytic domain-containing protein, protein MSIQWPEEMADGGRLQPSESDDAFRDGALRMHDETRSCEQTLHISLFFDGTNNNDDKKNPRRDSLKYCHTNVARLFKAAIEKNSDGLFPFYIPGVGTPLPDIGEKTYLQMGKAMAKGFNARCLWGFTRVLNAVYETVAPDRTHLLVPVDKAKPLCTAGADGDMSGFNDLIQILGVTHKDAVDNGDKPRTIKKVWINVIGFSRGAAGARAFVHKLVNEWAPGGNLVKFSGKYAIPYQVNFMGLFDTVASVGPPELTRASVDIGSFDGHFAFANNGAMRIPNSVRYCVHAFSIHEQRMSFPVDSIRDVGGYPGGVRLEIAYPGVHSDVGGGYAPNEQGKGRGSGRGNHDSGKLSQIPLHDMYIHALKYGVPLQSGCDILAQSDTASDFSLSPQTITAFNDWRKTAGPIGSIEDAIKHGMTEMLAWRTLRAKVGTADYVTEQEFFRLAQEDSMTPHKVALDVDRARKTDPEYQALANRLSKLLAEKSRLADNRTYPTNTPRIAQLDGQISATRESMDRRTEAICGSVGHPEKKDPSPARPGEGPCDVTTNDQNDLRQGAEEMRLLLGFLHPEQRKIPWQVTETVSAHSVYENSPYAGQTRTTLSVSHDHPGSDSPHVALAESGILLATTWSTILSNFSTGDDLLAAPARGVTSFLKKHASLEAAARLRPEAIYLLDNYVHDSRIWFRVPWFHEYAPGGYGWPRVIFIGGTQRIAYLGLASESEPLKVGSIQQAAWA, encoded by the coding sequence ATGAGTATCCAATGGCCGGAAGAAATGGCGGATGGAGGGCGACTGCAGCCGTCCGAAAGCGATGATGCATTTCGCGATGGCGCGCTGCGAATGCACGACGAAACACGCTCATGCGAGCAGACACTCCATATCAGCTTGTTTTTCGACGGCACGAATAACAACGACGACAAGAAAAATCCGCGGCGCGATTCTCTCAAATATTGCCATACCAACGTCGCCAGATTATTTAAAGCGGCAATCGAAAAGAATAGCGATGGTCTGTTCCCATTCTACATTCCCGGCGTAGGTACTCCGCTACCAGACATCGGCGAAAAGACTTATTTGCAGATGGGCAAGGCCATGGCCAAGGGCTTCAACGCGCGTTGTCTTTGGGGCTTTACCCGCGTTCTGAACGCAGTCTATGAGACTGTCGCACCGGACCGAACCCATCTTCTAGTCCCGGTAGACAAGGCCAAGCCCCTGTGCACCGCAGGCGCGGACGGCGACATGAGCGGCTTCAACGACCTCATCCAGATACTCGGCGTAACACACAAGGATGCAGTAGATAACGGCGACAAACCACGCACCATCAAAAAAGTCTGGATCAACGTGATCGGCTTTTCGCGTGGTGCAGCGGGTGCGCGTGCGTTCGTTCACAAACTGGTCAACGAATGGGCGCCCGGTGGCAATCTGGTGAAGTTCAGCGGCAAGTATGCAATACCTTATCAGGTCAACTTCATGGGGCTTTTCGACACGGTCGCCTCCGTGGGGCCGCCTGAGTTGACCCGTGCATCGGTGGATATCGGATCATTCGACGGCCACTTCGCTTTCGCCAATAACGGCGCGATGCGCATTCCCAATTCCGTCCGCTATTGCGTCCACGCGTTTTCGATTCACGAACAGCGCATGAGCTTTCCCGTCGATTCGATACGCGATGTGGGCGGTTATCCCGGCGGAGTGCGTCTTGAAATTGCCTATCCAGGCGTGCATTCGGATGTCGGCGGCGGATACGCGCCGAACGAGCAGGGCAAGGGGCGTGGGTCCGGTCGCGGTAATCATGACAGCGGCAAACTAAGCCAGATCCCGCTGCACGACATGTATATTCACGCGCTCAAATATGGTGTCCCGCTGCAGAGCGGTTGCGATATCCTGGCTCAATCCGACACTGCATCCGACTTCTCCCTCTCCCCCCAAACCATCACCGCCTTCAACGACTGGCGCAAAACAGCCGGTCCGATCGGTAGCATCGAAGATGCGATAAAGCACGGCATGACGGAAATGCTGGCGTGGCGAACGCTACGCGCCAAGGTCGGCACGGCCGACTACGTGACCGAGCAGGAATTCTTCCGTCTCGCGCAAGAGGACAGCATGACACCGCATAAGGTGGCCCTCGACGTAGACAGAGCCAGAAAAACAGACCCGGAATACCAGGCGCTCGCCAACCGGCTGTCGAAATTGCTGGCAGAGAAATCCCGCCTGGCGGACAACCGCACCTATCCGACCAACACGCCGCGCATCGCCCAGCTCGACGGCCAGATCAGCGCGACGCGCGAGTCGATGGACCGGCGCACGGAAGCGATCTGCGGCTCGGTCGGACATCCGGAAAAGAAAGATCCGTCTCCCGCGCGTCCCGGCGAAGGGCCGTGCGATGTCACCACCAATGACCAGAACGATCTGCGTCAGGGCGCCGAAGAGATGCGCTTGCTACTCGGCTTTCTGCATCCTGAGCAACGCAAGATTCCCTGGCAAGTAACGGAAACAGTTTCAGCTCACTCGGTGTACGAGAACTCTCCCTATGCGGGTCAGACGCGAACCACGCTTTCGGTGTCGCATGACCACCCAGGCAGCGATTCGCCGCACGTAGCGCTTGCCGAAAGCGGAATTCTGCTCGCAACGACGTGGAGCACGATCTTAAGCAATTTCAGTACGGGCGACGACCTCCTGGCCGCGCCGGCGCGCGGCGTCACGAGTTTTCTGAAAAAGCATGCTTCGTTGGAGGCCGCTGCGCGGCTTCGTCCCGAAGCCATCTATCTTCTCGACAACTATGTTCACGACAGCCGTATCTGGTTCCGCGTGCCGTGGTTTCACGAATACGCGCCGGGCGGCTACGGGTGGCCGCGCGTCATTTTTATCGGCGGCACGCAGCGGATCGCTTACCTGGGCCTCGCGTCCGAATCGGAACCGCTGAAGGTGGGCAGTATCCAGCAGGCCGCATGGGCGTAA